The bacterium genome includes a window with the following:
- a CDS encoding ammonia-forming cytochrome c nitrite reductase subunit c552, with protein sequence MEQNTNICWTPRKATLVIATFLAGGTIALGIAAMLLNIRQHKYEAAQYPLKVFSISDNELDPAVWGRDFPREYDTFKMTSDTTFKTPYGGSVPYSKLERVPAMKRIWAGYAFSIDHNEERGHFYSLIDQKRTKRIVVKKQPGACANCHSAETPQLIAEMGWEKFNHTPYDELKDRLHTGTSCADCHDPKTMELRVTRQAFKNAMAERGIDLSKATRQEMRSYVCGQCHVEYYFKGDNKVLTFPWKKGLSIDNIEAHYDQYGFSDWKHKETGADMIKIQHPEFETWSSGIHARAGVSCADCHMPYIRDGAVKVSSHWLRSPLANISQSCQTCHKDDEAELKGRVLEIQDRTAKLLRRTEVALVDAIDAIVAAQKSGASDEALKEARHLHRRASLRWDFVSSENGTGFHSPQEAARVLADAIDYARQAQLSAERVKR encoded by the coding sequence ATGGAACAGAACACTAATATCTGCTGGACCCCTCGTAAGGCCACGCTAGTAATCGCGACATTCCTCGCCGGAGGCACCATTGCTTTGGGGATAGCAGCGATGCTGCTGAACATCCGGCAACACAAGTACGAGGCTGCCCAGTACCCACTCAAGGTGTTCAGCATCTCCGATAATGAACTGGACCCAGCGGTCTGGGGGCGCGATTTCCCGCGTGAGTATGACACATTCAAAATGACCTCCGATACAACGTTCAAGACTCCATACGGCGGATCCGTGCCCTATAGTAAGCTCGAAAGGGTGCCGGCAATGAAGCGGATATGGGCGGGATATGCCTTCTCCATCGATCACAATGAGGAGCGAGGGCACTTCTACTCGCTGATAGACCAGAAAAGGACAAAGCGGATTGTCGTGAAGAAGCAGCCGGGGGCATGCGCCAACTGCCACTCCGCTGAAACTCCCCAACTCATAGCTGAGATGGGATGGGAGAAGTTCAATCATACTCCTTACGACGAACTGAAAGACAGACTCCACACCGGCACATCTTGCGCCGATTGCCACGATCCTAAGACCATGGAACTACGTGTCACCCGGCAGGCATTCAAGAATGCGATGGCCGAGCGCGGCATCGACCTGTCTAAAGCGACCAGGCAAGAGATGCGTTCCTACGTATGCGGCCAATGTCACGTCGAGTATTATTTCAAGGGCGATAACAAGGTCCTCACGTTCCCCTGGAAGAAGGGGCTAAGCATCGATAACATCGAGGCTCACTACGACCAATATGGCTTCAGCGACTGGAAGCATAAAGAGACCGGCGCGGATATGATCAAAATTCAGCACCCCGAATTCGAAACGTGGTCCTCAGGCATCCATGCCAGAGCCGGCGTCTCTTGCGCGGATTGCCACATGCCATACATACGTGACGGCGCCGTGAAGGTCTCCAGCCACTGGCTAAGAAGCCCTCTCGCCAATATAAGCCAAAGCTGTCAGACTTGCCACAAGGATGACGAGGCTGAGCTGAAGGGCCGTGTCTTGGAGATACAGGATCGAACAGCTAAGCTTCTTAGAAGAACCGAAGTCGCGTTGGTTGATGCCATTGACGCGATAGTCGCCGCTCAAAAGTCAGGCGCAAGCGATGAGGCCCTAAAGGAAGCACGGCACCTGCATAGACGAGCATCACTGCGCTGGGACTTCGTCTCCTCCGAAAACGGAACCGGATTCCACAGCCCGCAAGAGGCTGCAAGAGTCCTCGCAGACGCGATCGACTACGCCCGTCAGGCACAGTTGTCAGCAGAGAGGGTGAAGCGATAG